The Deinococcus puniceus genome segment CGGCTATCAGGGTGAAGGCAGCAAAACCGTATTGCCCGCGCACGGCAGCGTCAAGCTGGATTTCCGGCTGGTGCCCGACCAAAACCCGGAGCAGATTTTGGCGCTGCTGCGTGCCCACTTGGACACCCAAGGTCTGAGTGACGTAGAAGTCGTGGAACTGGAATCTCACCAGAAGCCCGCCCGTGCCGACGCGGGGCATCCGTTTGTGGTGGCCTGCTTAGAGGCGGCGCGGGAAGCACACGGTCTGGAGCCGATCATTCACCCTAGCAGTGCGGCGAGCGGCCCCATGTCGCCCTTCAACGAGTTTTTGGGTGTGCCTTGCGTGGCAATGGGCATCGGCAATCTGGGCGGGCGGATTCACGCGCCGAACGAGAACATTTTGAAGGTGCATTTTGAAAAGGGCGTGGCGTTTGGGGTGGCGCTGTTAGAGCGGCTGGGGCGCGGGCTTTAGGAAGTTGGATTGGGGGTTGTTGAACTTGTCCCACGTTGGATTCCCCCACCCCCCAGCCCCCTACCCCACCGGGTAGGGGAAGCGAAGCGCTCCGCTCGGGAGGATTGATCTTGTCGCATCCCAACTCGGCTGAATCCTTCTCTTGAAGCGGAATTGCCAGTCGTCTTGACGCTGGAATTGGCCCGCGCGTTGCACGCACGACGGCCTCACACGCACTTGGGCGGCGGCATTTGGGATTGCTGCATAGGAAAAACAAGGGCAGGGTTTGTGCTTAAGCTCTGGGCTCACCCGGCGACAAAATCAGCTTGCTAGAGTTGACCATGCGTCTAAACCGCGTGAGTTCGACTCTTTTTCGGCTGGCTTTCCCGTGAACCGTTACGACGATCAGGCCCGCTTGGTGTTCCACTATGCACGGGAAGAAGGCCACGCTTTGGGACACCATCAGGTGGGGCCGGAGCATCTGCTGTTGGGGCTGTTGCGAACCGGGGGCGGCGCACGCGAGGTGTTGGAAGGCTTGGGCGCAGGGCTGGAGCCGCTGCGGGTGCTGGTGCAGGCCACGTATCCAAACGCTCCCCAGTCACTCAACGACGCGCCCAGCATCACCCCGTCGGCGCGGCAGGTGATGGAAACGGCCACGGAAGAAGCGCGGCGGTTGGGGTCTGTCGTCACATCTACCCCGCATATTTTGCTGGGACTACTGGCGCTGGATTCGCCGTCACTCCGGGCCATTCTCGCTCGTATCCATCTTGATCTGAACTTGATCCGGGCGCGGGCTGAGGCTGTGCCTGTTGCTCAGGAGCAAGCGCCGCCCGGTCAGCGGGAAACCGAGTTGAAAGAGATGGGGAGACAATCGCTGCAAGACGCATTGAACAACGGCGGCGTGTCACCCGGCGGTATTCCCCCAGTAGACCTCGTGGGCATAGTGTTGACCGTTGGAGACAGCAGCCTACAAGCGCCCTTTGAGGAACTTCTGGCCCGCTGGCTAATTCACGATCCTTTGCCCGAAGAAGAACGCGCCGCTGTGCTGCACGCGCTCATTGCCGGAGCTTGGAAAATGGAGTAGGCCAAAGAGAACCGGGGTGCTGCACCAATCTCAGCAGCCCCCCGGTTTCACCGATTACTAATTACAACCCTCAAACGTCCTCATTGCCTGTGTCCATCCGCACCACTTTGGGCATGAACTGGCCCAGCACATCCACCAAATCGGTTTGGCGGGCAATCACGTCTTCAATTCGCTTGTAGGCTTGCGGCGCTTCGTCTATGCCGCCGCCGATCAGGGTGATGCCGTGACGCTCCAAGTAGGCCTGCACGTCTTTTTTGGCAAGGGCGTTGATGGCGGCTTTGCGCCCTAGCTGACGGCCTGCGCCGTGGCTGGCACTCGCCAACGCTGCCGGATTGCCGCGCCCACGCACCAAGAAACCGGGGTCGGCCATGCTGCCGGGAATCAGGCCCAGTTGTCCGGCGGCGGCGGGGGTCGCGCCCTTGCGGTGCACGATCAGTTCCTTGCCGTCTACCTGCTGTTTCCAAGCCAAGTTGTGGCTGTTGCTGACGCGCAGCAGCGGGGTTTCGCCCAGTGCGCGGGCCAGCCGGGTATGAATCAGGTCGTGGTTGGCGAGGGCGTAGCGGCCAGCCAGATTCATGGCGAGCCAGTAGGCCTGACCTTCCTCGGTGTCCAGCCGGAGCCAGGCCAGTTTCTGGGCACTCTTGTCCAGTGTAGGGTGCAAGTCCTGTGCCAGCCGCGTAAAGTGGTTGGCCACCTGCGCCCCGAAGCCCCGCGAGCCGCTGTGAGACAGCAGGGCCAGATAGTCGCCCGCCTCTAAGCCCAGCTCCGGGTCAGCCGCCGCGAGCGTGAATGTCCCGAACTCTGC includes the following:
- a CDS encoding Clp protease N-terminal domain-containing protein, producing the protein MNRYDDQARLVFHYAREEGHALGHHQVGPEHLLLGLLRTGGGAREVLEGLGAGLEPLRVLVQATYPNAPQSLNDAPSITPSARQVMETATEEARRLGSVVTSTPHILLGLLALDSPSLRAILARIHLDLNLIRARAEAVPVAQEQAPPGQRETELKEMGRQSLQDALNNGGVSPGGIPPVDLVGIVLTVGDSSLQAPFEELLARWLIHDPLPEEERAAVLHALIAGAWKME
- a CDS encoding RtcB family protein; this translates as MNGKQITKLGFERKAIGLALAAASLREGAGLSREEILGELRGVQANPDAFLGGVYDALAAELIAVRGVQEARASSDLRPAPLPYPVWGADLIDPGAHTQMDVAMRLPISRAGALMPDAHVGYGLPIGGVLATENAVIPYGVGVDIGCSMMLSVLPLPSGALKTEEAKALLMRHTRFGAGVGFEKRDREDHAVLHEDTWDALPLLGHLHEKAINQIGTSGSGNHFAEFGTFTLAAADPELGLEAGDYLALLSHSGSRGFGAQVANHFTRLAQDLHPTLDKSAQKLAWLRLDTEEGQAYWLAMNLAGRYALANHDLIHTRLARALGETPLLRVSNSHNLAWKQQVDGKELIVHRKGATPAAAGQLGLIPGSMADPGFLVRGRGNPAALASASHGAGRQLGRKAAINALAKKDVQAYLERHGITLIGGGIDEAPQAYKRIEDVIARQTDLVDVLGQFMPKVVRMDTGNEDV